AGATTTGGGAGTACACACTCCCTCAGGTTGCGGAGCTGTGCAAGTCAGCCGAGAAATATATTCAATTTGAGGTTGAACTTATGACAGCACCTCTTCGCATGTTCGGTGGCGGTGGGGGCGAGGAAGTTGAAGAAGATGGGACTGTCAGACGTAAAAGAACCTTCAATGACGAGGATTACACGGAGATATCAGAAGATGATATCGGTATGCTTGCACAAGCGCTCGGAGGATAAGAGAGAGACATCCCGTTTTGCCTAAATGAAGGTAGAACGGGATTTATGCATAAAGGCGGTGATTCTTTTGACTGAAACAGAAGGACAAGGAGATAAACATTCCTTAACACAAGAAATATTAACAGATATGGATCAATTAACTGGACAAAACGCAGTACTGAAAGAGAGTTCCCCTTCAGGCGTTAGCACACTGATTAGACGAGTGGAGACAATCAGAAGTGATATGCAGTCGCAAATGATTGAAATACTGACTACCGATTTGGAGCACTTTTATCGTGGAGCGTTCAGTAAAATGAAGGATGTATCTGCAGCTGGCTCACAGGGGTTGATAGACTCCGTGATGAATACGATGAAATATATTTCAGCAGGTGAAACCAAGGGGTATTCATCAACATTACTCAAGAAATCCCTTGACTCGTCGCAGCAGATGGATCAACAGATGAGCCGGGCCGACCAAAATATGGAGCTTAGATCGTCTGGGACAACAAATGACAGTGGGCAATTCACACAAACCGGAACGGTCAAAAATCTGCAACGAATTGCACTGCAACATGGTATGGATCAGGAAGATGTAGGTCTTGCCTATCGCATTGGTTCTCGTAATTATGATCATTCATCTGAAGCTGTCGCGTTTGCTGAAGAAGTAGCCAAGCTGCATTCAGTGGGCAATATGGATGTAGAACAGACGGCAACAGGTCTGGAAGCTGTTACTCCGGCATGGGGTAGCAGTAGCTTTGATCTGTCCCAAGTCACAGACATGATGATTAGAGCTTCAACGATGTTGGATGTTGGCATTCAGGACTTGATGGATATGATGCGTCAGACCCTTCCAATGGTTGGTAATCCTGATGGAACGCTTGCACAAGAGGATGCATTAGCCAACTGGATTAGCAAGGCTGGATTGTTGGTTCAGTCAAAAGGAGATAATCCTCAGCAGGGCTTTGCATCGAATCGAGTTAGATTCGATCTTCTTGCTGAACAAGTGAAGGCTACGGATGCAAATGCGTCCATTCATCAGCGCACAGGTAGTAGAGACAACCTTCAATTCCGACAACGAGAGATCGAAATCGCATTTCAGATTGCAACACATGAGGCGATGCAAGGGTTGAAAGAGGAATTTGCCGAGCTGGGCGATTATCTTATCGCAGTCATGCGGTTAATTGGAGATCGTACGGGTGGCATTGTTGATCATATGGAATTGCTTAACCGAATTATGGATGAAGTCGGTGTTCAGGTTGCGTGGGATAAGTTCGGTGAAGTGATGAATGAAGGCGATCAGAAGCTATACGGTGCTACGAATGCGGATCCAGGGAAAGTCGAAAATACGGGGAGCGATGTTCCCGAGCCACTTCGAGTCACGGATGTGCAACGTGCTGGTGTAGCGCAAGAAATGGGCAGACAGCAGAGTCGTCTGCAGACGCTGGATCATCGCAGAACAGAAATTCAAAGTAGGACCGCCTCCAAGCAAGATGATGTACTTCAGGCCCGGACTAACCGAGATCATCAACATAAAATGTACAATCAGGCTATAAAAGATGGGGATACAGCGTCTTCTTCCATTCATGCAGAAGAACGTGACGAAGCTGAGAAGCGAGTCAAAACGTATAGTCGAGAACTTCTTCTATTGCGAGAAGAAATGCATTCTCTCGATATTCAGATTGCAAAGACGAAGCGAAGTCTTGAGTTTCTAGGCCGAGAACTGGATGACACGAGTAGAGCAATGATGCAACTTGAACACCAAGCTAGAGTTTTGATGATGGCGATGGATGATATGGACTTGGATGCAGTTGAACTACGAAACAAGTTGTATTTCCTTAATGCTGAGTTTACATACGGTTCAACGGATGTTCAGCGCTACGAATCCGAGATCCAGAAGCTGCGTAAACAGTCAACTCTATTGAATGACGTTCTCTCCACTTTGAGAACCGAAGTTAATGAATTAAATGCTTCTTTTAGACAGGGCATGATCGATGCTACAGCATACATATCCAAACTGAAGGAACTTGAACAGGTTCAGCTCGCAAGTATGATGAATGGTTCAGGAGGATTATTAGTCGTTCCAGGTGCAGGAAGCGTTGAATCACCTGGATCCCCTGTTAAGGATGATAAGGAAGAACCAAAGAACAAAACCTTTTTAGCTCGTCATGAAGACCTGATCAAAGATGTCATGAAAGACGCAATAATGGATGAATTCAATCCGGGGGGCGACTCGAAAAAAGGGAATAAAAACACACCCAAAAGAGGCCTTCTTTCCAGATTTAAGGATATGAAAGAAACGGGCAATCGCAAAGCATTTTTTGACAGCAATGCCCCGATCCGGAATAAAGATGGAAATATTCTTCGAGATAGACAAGGAAATTCGATTACTCAGCGTGACATCAATGCGGAGCAAGCTGCCCGTGGGATTAAAACACCCGGAAAATTTTCGAAATTAGTCAAATCCGGCGGGAGATTATTGAGGCCTTTAAAAGCTGTACCGGCACTTGGGTTGGCGATGACCGCCATGGATGTCGTCTCTGGTCTTGTCGATCCATTAAACAACATGGGTAAGTCAGAAGCGGAGAAGCAGAGTATTCGCGCTACCAATAAGGAAGAGTTGGCCAAAGATTTCAAGGATATGGAGCAGTCATCTTTTGTAGGGAAAGTGTGGAAAGGGTTAAACCTGGGGATGGATGCCGCTGTGTCCGGCACAATGAGTTCAATATTCGGAGAAAGTGCAACGAATAACAAGTTCGGGGACTACTGGAAGGGATTTAAGGCGGTATGGAGCGAAGACGGCGGAGATGCAGTTGAGAAGAAACTGGGCAAGGAATACAACTACAAGCAGGAGAAAAAAGAAGCCCAGATTCAAATGGATAAAGAGTCTGGAAAGCCGCCTGCGGACAGCAAACAACAACAACCGCAGATACAATACATTCAACCTCAAATGCAGTATATTCCTGCTGTGGGCGGAATAGGTACCATTGCTAACGGTTATACGCCTCAGCCACAGAGCAATGGCATTGATGAAATGATTGCCAAGATTAATCGGCAGCTTAACAAATCGACAAGTGATAACGAAACCAATTACCAAGTCACTCGATCCCGTCTATTGATTAGTGGTGTTCGCGAAGATTCTGGTCAGATGCGCGCGCTAATGGAGAAATATCTGCAAGAGAATATCAAGTTCTTCGATAAGGCCATTGCAAGTTTACAGAAGACGTACGACAAGATGGCTGAAGGTAAGGATAAAGATGAACTGGGCCTGGAGATCAATGAGAAGAAACAGAAGAAGGCACAATCAGAGCTTGAACTGAATGGTGTTAAAAACAGCCAGATTGATGAGCTTAGACGAAAGATGAATGATCAGTTTGAGTTGACGCAGTTGGATTATGATAAACGAATGTATGATCTCCTGGCGGCTAATGGGGGGAAGGAAGATGCACCAGAATTAATTGCATTGAACAAATCCCGTGCATCTGAAATGAACTCACAAATAAGTTCGATCAAGCAAGATTGGAAGAATCTGCTGAATAGTGGTTTGTTTAAACCAGGATCAAATGAATATATGGAGATTTTTAAACAAATCCAGGCATTGGGTGTAGAACAGTCCAAAAATTTGTATGAAATTAGCAAAAAAATGGATAAACCGATATCTTCTTTCAACATTCCAGCAGGTCTTAAGGTCATGGATTACTTTGATTACATGACGACGAACAATACACATAAAAGTGTGATGGTTGGCTCAGGTGATGTCACGGTTCATGTGAACATCGATAATATGACAGGCAGCACAAAAGATGTGGAGAGACTGACATCTACGTTGGACAAGACACTGCGGCAGAATAACCCGGGTATGGTGAACTATATGGCCAGCAATGTAGGTGCAAGAATGGGAAGCAATCATATCCCCAGATAAAATAGGTAAGGAGGGCTTCTGATATGACTCAGCAAGACCCGTTTGGCTTAGTTAATGACCGGTATAAAAGAAGGCTGTATGTAGATACAGGCATGAAGTTCGAGCCAGTGAACGGAAGAATCATTGATCCGTACTCTTCACCTTCGCCCAATCCGCAAATGAGGGAAATTAAAATGATTAATGCTCCCTCGCATTTTCATCAGATGGGCGTATCTTCGTACAAGGCCATCATTAACATCTTGTTTAAAGATAAGCAATCCTATCACGACTACGCCATGTACGTAGGCTGGACACACAAATTTTATGATGAGAAGGGTAATATCTATGTTGGTGTTGTAGAGTCCATCAAAGTTGACCCTATTTTCTACCATCAGGATACGATGGATAAAGATCAGAAGGGGTACAAGGTCGAATTGACCATGACCCTGATCAAAAAAGATGGATATGACCGTAAGAGTGCAATACAGTTTCAGGATTTACAGACAACAGAAGGGAAGGACCACTGGGCAAGAGATTCCATTGAACGCTTGGCTGATTTGGGACTGACGGTTGTAACACAATTGGATGGCACCCCAATTCTATATTTCAGACCGGAAAACTTTATAACCAGAGCAGAGTTTGTTACTTTCCTGATGCGAACCAAGCGTCTGCTGGAACGAACAATTCGAGAGTAGGGTGACCTACTCTCTTTTCTGTCTATTCTAAAGATAGGAGGTGTTTATCATACGAAAATGGGTTGATGTAAACGAAGGGGATTGGTTCTATAACGATGTTATGGAAGCCACGAATATGGTTTTGGAAGATGGTGAAGTCTTTGTGGCCGGGATCAACTATAACAAGTTTGAGGAAGGCAAGCCTTTTGTATATGAGGAAATCAAAGGGAAAGCGGGGCAAACCTCATTTAGTCTGCCTGTGTTGATTAAACCAACAGATGACAATCCACTGTATGTGTTTATTGATGGTGTTCAAACGATTTACCAAACGGCTGAAACCAATAGTAAGGGATTAACCGATGTGGAGTTGTATACCGGTGTGAAAGCAGGACAGGTGGTGTCCTTCTGTAGTTATGGAGAACCGTTGCTAGACAGTGCTTGGAAAAGGCCACCCGTGTCCTGGACTGGAGATTTGCCCAGAGCTGTTCTTAGTGCAGCGACGACCTACTTCTACGATCCATTCAGTCGTAATCATCAGGAATATTTGTATGCAGCAGGCCAACCGCTTCGCAGACTCAGTATTCCTTCCGAGGTATGGGCAGACACCATGGGAGATGCAGAGGCGGTAACCAAAATTGCAACAAAGGCTATTGGTTACCGAACGGATGTATATTGTGTCAGCCCAGGGGGCTCGGTGTTTCTTCCTTTTAATCTGAACGGTGTCACCTGCAAGTTCAATTATTGGACAAAGAATAACAAGTTCATGAGTGAAGATATCAAAGCGACAACCCTCAAACCAGCATACAACAATTGTTTCTTTCCTAATGCCATTATACAGCGGGGAGAAGCCTTTCATCTGATTAATAAGTTACGCAAGGTGTTCTATGCCAGATTTACGGACATGAAAGCACCAACGACGGGGATTAATCAGCCTATTACGGCATTTCAGGGACAACGGGTTTTTAGACTTAACGGCAATTATCCGGCAGGTAAAAAGAAACTTAAAATTACAGTGAAATTCAAAGACGAAAAAAAAGATAAAGTCCAAGAAACACCGGTTTATTCGGAAATTGACAACCATACGGTTGTTTTCAATCAACCTTTCTCAGAAGGCGACGAAGTGACGTTCTATTATCTCAAAGATGTGAGCGAGAGGTTCGCAGACGTCGGCAAAGATTCGGCCATTTATTATCGGGACAAAAAGGAGCGAGTTGTACAGAACAAGGATGCCTTCTGGAAAATAGCCGTCTCGGAAATGGAAGACGAAACATTTGCGAACAATGATCCACTAATTGCTGGCATTCCGATCAATAACAAGCTGGATGGTGCAGCGATAGTAACAGATATGGGGAGACCTACAAATGGCACAGAACAGGCAGAGGTATGGTTCCTTGGGAATTCCGCTATGACCCGGGCTGAAGCCGTAGCTTTCCTGGACCGATTCATGAAATGGACCATCGAGCGATTCAAGTAAGGGGGAGATTACAATATGATTCCAATTTCGGATGAGGTTATGAATGTGCTATCCCAGCGTCTGAAGCTGGGGGAAGGAGCGCTTCCCAATATCCGGGTCGAAGTAGATCGGCTGGCATTTATCCCGGGACGGACGGAAGAGTTCAGGCATATCGTAACCGAGCAGGTACCCATCATCAGTACAGAATCCGTTTGGGTGGATGAGTCGAGTAATGGTATATATAACGGTTCGACTCAAGCGAATGCACAGGAGATTTGTTTTCCGATCAAGGGTAAAACGCTGATTACTACTCCTGTTACAGATGAATTTGGTGCTCCTCGTAATAGTGCGTCAAAAATTCACCGAGGCATCGATTTGTCGGAGAAGATCGGAACGCCAATTTTGGCTGCATGGGCCGGAAAAGTAGTCCGAACATCCTTAAATAAAACAGAAGGTGCCGGTAATGCCGTAAATATAAGACATGATAATGGTGTTATCACTAAATATTTTCATCTGAAAGAAATTCTCTGTTCGGTGGATGATGAAGTAGCTCAAGGGGCTGTCATTGGAACGCTAGGCAATACGGGTGGCGTATATACTGGTGGTCATAAGGTGTCCGCGGCTGAACGTGCGGCGGGCAAGGGAAAACATCTGCATTTTGAAATTTGGGAAGGAGTTAATCCAACAACGAGAACTGGAGAGGGTGGCAAGCCAGTTGATCCTAGATTATATCTGAGCGGACAGCGCAAACTGCATGGAAATGCGAAAACAACATTTACTGATGTAAAGCCGGTTCAGGTCGAAGGATATCCCGGAGAGATCAAACTGAATGAGAAGTTCGACAAGCGAGACTGGCATGAGAAAAACGTTTATACAACCGGATTGAAATTTTCGGATTATGCCAAGATTGAATCGGGCTGGACTATGTTTGATTCAGGAGGCAAGTTGCTATACACCTTTGAAGGCAAAGCCGCCGTAGCTGAATTTGAGATTAACGTTACGAAACTGAGTATGCCTACGCAAGGGCTGCTTAGTATTGGAATGGGGACTAATTTTAGTGAAGCAGAAGGGGATTCTTTCGCCGTGGTGATTGATGGTAAAACGTATGCCTATGTCAATAAGTTTAACGGGGCATATGATCTGACCAAACTCACGGAATTGAATAATATTGTGATCCCTGCAAAAGCCAAGAGTATCAAGATTAAGGTGACCTATGGGGGCAAACAAAACCCCACTGTCCCAACCGGATCTGTTCCTGCTTCGAGTAAGAAGTATAAAAAATTCGCCATTGATTATATTCGCATACAAGAGTTGTTGCCTGCTCCGTTGAAGAATCAAAAGAGTGAAGAAGGGCTGGATCCGTCTAAAGGATATTATCAAACGAACAGCTACGGAGATTTTATCAATAATAAAAGGACAGAGACGGATGTTATTCAGGTCGGGTCTTTTGTTTATATGGACACGCAGGTTCTTCCCAATATTATTAGTGCCGAAATCGATGATCAGTTTGATTCTGAAGCCAGGGAAGCACGGCTGACCCTCTCCAATCCGAGAGGATTCTTCTCTCCTGATTATAATCCTGCTCATTTTCCTGAGCTTGGTGGTGTGACGTCTCCATGGTCTTATTTCGCAAACGGATTCCATATCGGAGTTCTGAGTGAAAATACACCGATACGCATATATATGGGATATGGTCAGCACATGATGCGGGTATTTACTGGACTGATTGACAAGGTGGACATCAATGGCGAAGGCTCCACGCTGGAGATTACGGCCCGAGATATGTACAAGCGCATTATCGAGAAAGTCATTTCCGAGAAAAAAGCCTATCCAGAAGTAGATGAGATTGATAATGTGCCAGATCCGGTGCCGCCTGCAGCAGTTGGCACGGATCGGACATCAACCATAATTCAGGCTGCACAGGCCCAAGCTGAAGCGTATAGTGTGCCTGATCATAAGTTTTTGCTTGCGATATGCAGGCACGAGACCGTTCTCGGAACACAAGGTAAGGGTAAAGATGAGAACGGCAGCTTTATTCTTGGATATGGCTGTCCTAGTGAGGGGCCGTGTACTAAGAAATACGCAGGTATTCAGGAGCAAATGAAGCGCGGTGCAGAACGGATGTCCAAGGCGTTGGCGTCCAGAGGGAAAAAAGTGAATTCCAAGGCGGATGTACTTTATTTCCATAATGGTGGAGACATTGCTCCCATGACCTGGAGTCAAGATCGGGAGAATTGGGTGGACAAGGTATGGACCTATTATCAGGAGATGCTTGCAGACCCTGCAAGCTGGACCATTACAGCAACCTCCACTCCCGCAGTTACACCAACACCAGCTCAGCCTGTGGAGCTTGAAAAGCCGGCCTGGGTCAAATCTACGGTAGTACTAGATCTCGTTAAACATGCAGGTATGGTGGGTTGGCGGGCTACCAGTGAGGATCGCTCTTATCCTGACTACGTGATTGACGAGACCTATCTGATTGAGGTAAATCAGAAGACGGGTAGGGTCATTGTCCCCGTACCGGGTCAAGAAGGTGAGTTTGAAGTTAAGGACGCAAGTACAGTGCTGACACCGAATGGATGGCTTAATCCATTTATCGAGGAATATGGCAGGACGTTTGAGCAATGGTCTGCCAAAGTTACGGAAGCTGTTCAGGAGGTGATCTCGGAGATTCCGTATCGAAGCTACTGTGACCGTTATGGTACATACCGACTGGAACGCCTGAATTATGACAAACCTGTCGTGGCAGAGTTTTCCGAGAATGACAATCTGATCTCCATTACGAAATCCACGGATTGGTCCAGAGGAAGAAGTCACATCGTTGTTATTGACTCGAATGATAGTCAGAGCAGTTTCGTAGACAAGGAGATTTTGCTCGAACTCAAAGGAGAAATCCGAACCATGGTGCTGGCCGTTCCTTGGGCGAAGACGGTTGAAGCCAAAAGACAGGTGGCAGAGCGAGCTTTTTTTGACATGAAACGGATGTGCCGTACGCTTCAGGTATCCATTCCTGCGAATCCTGCGCTTGATCTGCTCGACAACGTTATTGTGACGGATAAAACGACCACCACACGAGCTGTATATACGATTAAAAGTATTAAAACCAGTTATTCTGTCGACCGTGGCATGTTACAGGTCATTGATATGATGTGGGCAAGAAAGGGAGTGATGGTGTAATGGCCGGCATTGTGAATGAAAATATTGTATTTCCCGTGCTG
The nucleotide sequence above comes from Paenibacillus sp. W2I17. Encoded proteins:
- a CDS encoding S-layer homology domain-containing protein, whose product is MTQQDPFGLVNDRYKRRLYVDTGMKFEPVNGRIIDPYSSPSPNPQMREIKMINAPSHFHQMGVSSYKAIINILFKDKQSYHDYAMYVGWTHKFYDEKGNIYVGVVESIKVDPIFYHQDTMDKDQKGYKVELTMTLIKKDGYDRKSAIQFQDLQTTEGKDHWARDSIERLADLGLTVVTQLDGTPILYFRPENFITRAEFVTFLMRTKRLLERTIRE
- a CDS encoding M23 family metallopeptidase, with protein sequence MIPISDEVMNVLSQRLKLGEGALPNIRVEVDRLAFIPGRTEEFRHIVTEQVPIISTESVWVDESSNGIYNGSTQANAQEICFPIKGKTLITTPVTDEFGAPRNSASKIHRGIDLSEKIGTPILAAWAGKVVRTSLNKTEGAGNAVNIRHDNGVITKYFHLKEILCSVDDEVAQGAVIGTLGNTGGVYTGGHKVSAAERAAGKGKHLHFEIWEGVNPTTRTGEGGKPVDPRLYLSGQRKLHGNAKTTFTDVKPVQVEGYPGEIKLNEKFDKRDWHEKNVYTTGLKFSDYAKIESGWTMFDSGGKLLYTFEGKAAVAEFEINVTKLSMPTQGLLSIGMGTNFSEAEGDSFAVVIDGKTYAYVNKFNGAYDLTKLTELNNIVIPAKAKSIKIKVTYGGKQNPTVPTGSVPASSKKYKKFAIDYIRIQELLPAPLKNQKSEEGLDPSKGYYQTNSYGDFINNKRTETDVIQVGSFVYMDTQVLPNIISAEIDDQFDSEAREARLTLSNPRGFFSPDYNPAHFPELGGVTSPWSYFANGFHIGVLSENTPIRIYMGYGQHMMRVFTGLIDKVDINGEGSTLEITARDMYKRIIEKVISEKKAYPEVDEIDNVPDPVPPAAVGTDRTSTIIQAAQAQAEAYSVPDHKFLLAICRHETVLGTQGKGKDENGSFILGYGCPSEGPCTKKYAGIQEQMKRGAERMSKALASRGKKVNSKADVLYFHNGGDIAPMTWSQDRENWVDKVWTYYQEMLADPASWTITATSTPAVTPTPAQPVELEKPAWVKSTVVLDLVKHAGMVGWRATSEDRSYPDYVIDETYLIEVNQKTGRVIVPVPGQEGEFEVKDASTVLTPNGWLNPFIEEYGRTFEQWSAKVTEAVQEVISEIPYRSYCDRYGTYRLERLNYDKPVVAEFSENDNLISITKSTDWSRGRSHIVVIDSNDSQSSFVDKEILLELKGEIRTMVLAVPWAKTVEAKRQVAERAFFDMKRMCRTLQVSIPANPALDLLDNVIVTDKTTTTRAVYTIKSIKTSYSVDRGMLQVIDMMWARKGVMV